Genomic DNA from Chaetodon auriga isolate fChaAug3 chromosome 13, fChaAug3.hap1, whole genome shotgun sequence:
gagctgcagcagagggctCAAGACTTTTCCGAGGCAGCCAGCGATGATACCAACCCTTTCTCAGGGAAGGGCACTGACGATGACTCTTTGGTGTTCGGGGTCATGATGCCACAGGCTGTGGTGTTCGAGGAGGAGCCAATCATTGAGAATTTCCTGTCTGAGGCTCAGCAAATCCGAGATGACATCTCAGTCCTGGAGACAGAggtaattgatttttttttgttgctgttgttgtttttttagtaATGAGCATGCATTAATTTTCTTTATAATTCATTGTATCTATTAACCTTGCTTGcattactttactttttactttttatgaCTTTCTTAATTTGGAAGCCCATTTCAAGTGCAATACCTAACACtcagttgcttttgtttgtcttaaaTTCTTTCTCTTGTTCATCGTTTGCATATTATAAAACTACACACTTGACTTGAAAGAATAAAATATTGACACACCTATTCCACAGCTTAGATTTTTCCCTTGTAATCAGACATGATACTGAACACAAATTTTTGCTAATCTCAACTACAAACAGGTTCTTAAGTTCAGTCAACAGCAAAAGAGCCTGGTGGCAACGATGCGCCGTTTCAGTGTgatgaagaaagagagcagtATAACCAGGGACATCAAGCTCCAAGCTGAAAGCCTCCACCGACGCTTAGATGCCCTTTCAAAGCAGGTCCAAAGGACTGAGGACCAGCAGGGCCCTACTGCTGTTACAACAAGAATACAACGCTCCCAGCATGCAGCATTGCACCGCAAATTCCAGCAGGTTGGCAGGATGTTCATACCACTCTGCTACAGAAACTTTTAACTTACTTTTCTCACTAGAGAAGATCCTTTAGTACTTGGGAAGTaatgcattttacatttacGCATGGTTTGAAACATTATGAAGCTACATTTACCTTGAGAGACAGTTGAAATGATGTATTTTCAACTGGGAAAAGGGGGttaaaatacatcaaaactGTATTGTATGAAAATATAGCAGTGCACTTAATTGTTTGATCAATTTTATTGTCTCTGACTTTGTGAGCCAAAGTTTACAAGAAACGCATTGTGTATGATAatattttttgttgtattgCTAGTACCGCTAACAGTGTCGAGGAGCCAATCATAAATTATACTCAAGCCAAAAAAAGATGGGACTCAAATAtcttctcatttttcatttcccctcccccgtctgtttctttgttctctctttttgcTATAATTACGTCCAGGTTATGCTGCAGTACAATGAAGGTCTGCTGACCAAGCAGGAGCGCTGTAAGCACTTCATAATCCGGCAGCTGGAGGTATCTGGAAGGGATgtgacggaggaggaggtgaacgAGATGGTGGCCACGGGAAAATGGGAGGTCTTCAATGAGAACCTGCTCAATGATGCCAGAATCACACGGTCACAACTATCTGAGATTGAACAGCGACACAAGGTGACACTATGACAAAGTTACAGCATGACTGgtattttcttttacatttggTAGATATAAGTAGTTCTCCAAGCTATTAGCTTATAAGAaacagttgttttatttttttttgtaggtGGTGGCTTCCAAAGAACATTTTTGGGATTGCATCTTGAGCTCTCCATTACAattgaaaatacaaatatgaaGGTTTTTGCCTTTTAGTTAGTCTCATGTCTGAATGCTCCAATATATCCAACTAGATACTTAATAATactgaaaatcaaataaacattCATAAATCAAACAACCTTCAGCGCCATAAGTCAGCTAAAACATCTCATTCAAACTAAATAATCCCATCTGATGCTTATTtggaaatacacacatttgcacTGTTGCTCATTGCTAACAACTATTCACTCTGTAATTGCACTCATTACACTTTCAGCCATCATCATCAGTTGTCTGATAGCATGAATGCTTTCAAGTCATAAGCATGAGAATCTTGCCCATCACGACCATCTGCCACACATGGCACAAACGTGTGATGATAGCAAGTCTCACACATTACTGTATCGGACAGAAATGAGTAAAGGAAAGGGAGTAAATGCAAGTGGAAACTGGATATGCATCTTTTACAGGCTCTaactgaagaagagaaaatattGGCGCTGCTGTTTTGGCTCaaaaaacattgattaaaaTGAACTCCTTGGGAGGATAGATACTCTGGTTTCGGAGGCACAACTTGGCGACTACTCCTGAATACAAGACATCCAAGTAAATGAGCACATCAAAGTATAAAACAAcgatgtttgtttattttcagtacTTAGGTCATGTTGTATAAAAGTTGGATTTGCTCCCTCAATGCATCTTAAGCCCTCTGGTTCTCTTTCCAACACCCTTCAGCCACTGAATAATGTTCCTCAGATACGCAGTATTAATCCCATTATCCTTCTCCACCAACAGGAATTGTTGAGCCTGGAAAACAATATGAAGGAGCTGAGGGACCTGTTCATGGACATTTTCATGCTGGTGGAGGAGCAAGGGACCTACATTGAACACATCCAGACCAATGTAGAGAGGACGCAGGATTACGTGGCTGCCTCTAATGAGAAGTTCAAGCTGGCGGCCAGATACAAGAAGAAGAACCCACTTcgacagctgtgctgctgctgctgccctccgTGGAAATGCTGCTTATAAAACATATGCATTTTTACCTCGATGGTCATTCCCAATAACGTTTCATTTCAAAAGTCTCACTTACCTGTTGGGAGTAAGCAACGTCTGAGTCAAGCACCATTAAAGTGAAGGTTACGGTACTGCAGTTTTTGCTGTTGAACAGAGCTATGGTGAAGACAGATTCAGCAGAGCATAGAAAACAATTAGGTGGAAAGGCCAGAATTGGTATTTGAGGCACTTGTTTCTTTCAAGAGGATGTGAGACGACTGCTATTGGAAGAGACAGTTCAGTGAGTGCTACTCACCAACACTGCTGCTTATTGGAGACCTTCACTGTCATCTGACAGAGGTCACAAACAAGGGGAGACCGCTGCCTCTGCCAGATCAGCAAGACCGATATTTcaccttctttttttcttcagaagagcctctcatcttttttctgcctcaggAGCTCTAGTTAATGACCATTTTTTTTATCCAGTATGTGCACTTTAAGAGTTatctatctttttctcttttctttacaGCAGAAACTAGAATTTACCATCGCGCAGAAAGATTCTATTTCTGTGAGATTTTGAGCCATTatgtattcatttcatttttggtcCACATGCcgaggaaaaaaaagatcttgtttcacaattagtcatttgtctcatttgcatttcaaagcaGAATAATTttaagtgaagaaaaaaaaagtattaatCCTTCATTCGGTTCCACGAGGAAGGGATTCAAGTCGAACTTTGAATAACGAGCCTTGATCAAAATATTGCTGTCAGGATGACAAAAGTGCCGAAAATCAATGACGTCCTTTGtttcaaaataagatgaagGATTTTAATTTCTCGTGGTGTTTTGTATTTCGGAGTGGAACTTCGATGAATGATTGTGTGGGAAGTGTTACACTGTTCAGATGAAAACCTCAGGCTTCCATATGTATCATGGTTATTAAAATGATGTCACATTTAAAAGGGAGCAGTGGTTGTAGAACAGGTCGCCTGAGGGAGCACCAGCAGCTATGAACTAAAATACTGGCAACACGCTGTATAACTGATTGACAGACTCACACCTGTTGACAGGTAATCGTGTCCTGTTTCACCTTTTACCAACTCATTTTCCCTGCTGGGACTATTAATCAGTACCTCACTTCAGGAGATACAGCCACTTCATACTTGATCTCGTTTACTGGCAGACTGGCTCTAAACTAAACTCTCGTCAGCTGTGACAGTGATGTTCTGTTGTGACTCAGTGACCCATGGTGTCTGGTGTCcgggacaaaatacaggtgaGCTGGGTGTGCCAGAGCCAGACTGGAAAATCTGGTTTGTCTTCCAGT
This window encodes:
- the stx19 gene encoding syntaxin-19, with translation MRDRLEELQQRAQDFSEAASDDTNPFSGKGTDDDSLVFGVMMPQAVVFEEEPIIENFLSEAQQIRDDISVLETEVLKFSQQQKSLVATMRRFSVMKKESSITRDIKLQAESLHRRLDALSKQVQRTEDQQGPTAVTTRIQRSQHAALHRKFQQVMLQYNEGLLTKQERCKHFIIRQLEVSGRDVTEEEVNEMVATGKWEVFNENLLNDARITRSQLSEIEQRHKELLSLENNMKELRDLFMDIFMLVEEQGTYIEHIQTNVERTQDYVAASNEKFKLAARYKKKNPLRQLCCCCCPPWKCCL